In Penaeus vannamei isolate JL-2024 chromosome 4, ASM4276789v1, whole genome shotgun sequence, a single window of DNA contains:
- the LOC138861590 gene encoding uncharacterized protein: MGARKWTSLNTLYPQVQCRLSVPSHGTGHSPSFSWLVVLPGHPNTSSCLLVPPGHPPNPSSPCSSTSSSNLPSSLAPPVILQSPFVSSSSRSSSNLSSSSTSTGSSSTHLLTPSSPRSSSILPLTPCSAHALSPVNISEQVTEQQNATVEREKSPEVNYSSIAASLKICRG, translated from the exons ATGGGCGCCAGGAAATGGACGTCGCTTAATACACTTTATCCCCAGGTACAGTGTCGGCTCAGTGTTCCGAGTCATGGCACAGGTCATTCCCCGTCCTTCTCTTGGCTTGTAGTTCTACCAG GTCATCCTAATACTTCCTCTTGTCTCCTTGTTCCACCAGGTCATCCTCCTAACCCTTCGTCTCCTTGTTCCTCCACGTCATCCTCCAATCTCCCTTCGTCTCTAGCTCCTCCAGTCATCCTCCAATCTCCCTTCGTCTCTAGTTCCTCCAGGTCATCCTCCAACCTCTCCTCGTCTTCTACTTCCACCGGGTCATCCTCCACTCACCTCCTTACTCCCAGTTCCCCCAggtcatcctccatcctccctcttactccttgtTCCGCGCACGCCCTTTCCCCAGTTAATATCTCAG AACAAGTTACTGAACAACAAAATGCTactgtagaaagagaaaaatcaccGGAAGTGAATTACTCGAGTATTGCGGCGTCCCTCAAGATCTGCCGCGGGTGA
- the LOC113804394 gene encoding histone H3.3A, whose protein sequence is MARTKQTARKSTGGKAPRKQLATKAARKSAPASGGVKKPHRYRPGTVALREIRRYQKSTELLIRKLPFQRLVREIAQDFKTDLRFQSAAIGALQEASEAYLVGLFEDTNLCAIHAKRVTIMPKDIQLARRIRGERA, encoded by the coding sequence ATGGCCCGCACCAAGCAGACCGCCCGCAAGTCCACGGGAGGGAAAGCCCCTCGCAAGCAGCTGGCCACCAAGGCCGCCCGCAAGTCCGCCCCTGCGTCAGGAGGCGTCAAGAAGCCCCACCGATACCGCCCCGGCACGGTGGCCCTGCGGGAGATCCGTCGCTACCAGAAGTCCACGGAGCTGCTCATCCGCAAGCTGCCCTTCCAGCGCCTCGTCAGGGAGATCGCGCAGGACTTCAAGACGGACCTGCGGTTCCAGAGCGCGGCCATCGGGGCGCTGCAGGAGGCCTCCGAGGCTTACCTGGTGGGCCTGTTCGAGGACACCAACCTGTGCGCCATCCACGCCAAGAGGGTCACCATCATGCCCAAGGACATCCAGCTGGCCAGACGCATTCGGGGCGAAAGGGCGTAA